Proteins encoded in a region of the Acidobacteriota bacterium genome:
- a CDS encoding CapA family protein → MRRGAFTGGIAWLGAASLAVWIGPRLLGQAGAGSPTLSGTMSFVATGDSIISRPVSVYRNEAAFQSVARTIRDATVAFTNFETTVFNPREFVPPPQAEFGGLWNFATPAEVDELKWLGFDMVSRANNHTTDWGTEGMVESNRILDRAGIVHAGSGQNLAEARAPAFFQTAAGRVAMISTASSHSPLSRAAHTRPDIRGRPGLSFLRIVRTVTLDASTYGALRNASIAMEVSRTPPGEDEMMFFGTRVRKGDANRLELGADERDVAEIVQHVRSARHQADFVFVTIHAHEPGNWSEVPPAFLEQFARAAIDAGADMVLGHGPHQVRGIEIYRGRPIFYSLGNFLFQFETFGPQAADVYETYNLDLFRTTIGEFFNSLKGKGLEFKEDVWWESVVARSVWENGAVKTIELHPIDLGHGLPRAQKGTPRTASPALARKIIERLARLSKPYGTIVRLENNIGVIDLGQTLTH, encoded by the coding sequence ATGAGAAGAGGAGCCTTCACCGGGGGAATTGCGTGGCTTGGCGCCGCGTCCTTGGCGGTTTGGATTGGCCCGCGACTGCTCGGGCAGGCGGGCGCGGGTTCACCCACGCTCTCCGGAACCATGAGCTTTGTGGCCACCGGTGATTCGATCATTTCACGTCCGGTCTCCGTCTACCGGAACGAGGCCGCGTTTCAAAGCGTCGCTCGCACGATCCGCGATGCCACCGTCGCGTTCACCAACTTCGAGACAACCGTGTTTAACCCCCGGGAGTTCGTTCCGCCACCGCAAGCCGAGTTTGGGGGCTTGTGGAATTTCGCAACCCCGGCGGAGGTCGACGAGCTGAAGTGGCTCGGCTTCGACATGGTTTCCCGGGCGAACAATCACACGACCGACTGGGGAACCGAGGGGATGGTCGAAAGCAACCGGATCCTGGACAGAGCCGGGATCGTCCACGCGGGTTCCGGCCAGAATCTCGCGGAGGCGCGCGCACCTGCGTTCTTTCAAACGGCGGCGGGGCGCGTCGCGATGATTTCGACGGCTTCGTCTCATTCGCCACTGTCGCGCGCCGCTCACACGCGGCCGGACATCCGGGGGCGCCCCGGGCTGAGCTTCCTGCGCATCGTGCGGACGGTGACGCTCGATGCTTCCACGTACGGCGCACTGCGAAATGCAAGCATCGCCATGGAGGTGTCTCGGACGCCTCCGGGCGAAGACGAGATGATGTTCTTCGGCACGCGCGTCAGGAAAGGGGATGCGAACCGCCTGGAGCTCGGGGCCGATGAGCGCGACGTCGCCGAGATCGTCCAGCACGTGCGGAGCGCGCGCCACCAGGCGGATTTCGTCTTTGTGACCATTCACGCGCACGAGCCCGGGAATTGGAGCGAGGTGCCTCCGGCGTTTCTCGAGCAGTTCGCACGGGCTGCGATCGATGCCGGCGCAGACATGGTCCTCGGGCACGGGCCCCACCAAGTGCGCGGTATCGAAATTTACAGAGGTCGACCGATCTTCTACAGCCTTGGCAACTTTCTGTTTCAGTTTGAGACGTTTGGCCCGCAGGCTGCCGACGTCTACGAGACCTACAACCTGGATCTCTTTCGGACGACTATCGGGGAATTCTTCAATTCGCTGAAAGGCAAAGGGCTTGAGTTCAAAGAAGACGTCTGGTGGGAGAGTGTCGTGGCACGGTCAGTATGGGAGAACGGAGCAGTGAAGACGATCGAGCTTCATCCCATTGACCTGGGACACGGGCTCCCACGTGCTCAGAAGGGCACCCCGCGAACCGCTTCGCCCGCGCTCGCGCGGAAGATTATCGAGCGCCTCGCGAGGCTCTCGAAGCCGTACGGCACGATCGTGCGCCTCGAGAACAACATCGGGGTCATCGATCTGGGACAGACGCTCACTCATTGA
- a CDS encoding TonB-dependent receptor, translating into MFFFLFLLLVLAPRTAGTQAVTTGTIEVQIADETGAVLPGAILTLTDRSTGATRTGVVEQRGTFRFLNVPLGTNYQLKAELEGFTTQVIDGIAVGAGSTQAFKFSMRIGGLKETVTVGAARLMVDTKSPETRETMDSSLAEKAPLAGRNHAELASLFPAVLQTAADNSPTFTQFHVRGQATTGHGYRQDGADVLGPYLGRAANTLSPNSIEQIDFVSGGMAPEYGEQPGGIFNIITKSGTNRVRGAYSFLYRDDRFNSKVVSGIPGQVVDSAMGDTHFEEAVLGGPLKRDKMFYFVSYQFRGEDAGNILSRNIRTGDHHNMHVKLNYNQGPNDLWVFQIDGNSGRQKNNNLSSTVSAESQGGQNFDILMSSASQTHQFSPVAVLESQVMYFYLGQTSPIMHRTGNPQVTTVSRTGSWTSGQNSTFTGWTERRIKGTVKLTRATSNHTFKVGADYSYSWGDRFSVEEVPIYNDRRPIGGSLTRTANVYASPFPLDDRWFDAFAQDQWIHGPMTLQYGVRADYQHVVGDVIVQPRIGLSYAMTGDGRNKLSASWGIMHQVVPGTAYSVGILEVQRLYRVAAPPGSLIGPETLLSEFRNARLGDLENPKTYAGTVSYERELRSDTRATATFAWSQIRNQQIATRYPDRIEYEIGGETNYKGLELSLRKYLTKRFQMLASYTLSRTEGDTPSTLTPLQAPYRYALMDWDSPHASRVTASYLFPGNVEASGVFKYITGRPYSIDNAQVGTAEAYVDKDGKPAGRNIYRMSNSYSIDFGLSRDIRTPRLTIRPTAQILNLTNRVNVISVQTAFTAQGRPSRVDLGRQVQFGLDIKF; encoded by the coding sequence GTGTTTTTCTTTCTTTTCCTTCTTCTTGTTCTCGCGCCGCGCACCGCGGGCACGCAGGCGGTGACGACCGGGACCATTGAAGTGCAGATCGCGGACGAAACCGGCGCGGTGCTTCCGGGGGCGATCCTCACGCTGACGGACCGGAGCACCGGCGCGACGCGAACCGGCGTCGTCGAGCAGCGTGGGACGTTCCGGTTCCTGAATGTGCCGTTGGGCACCAATTACCAGCTCAAGGCGGAACTCGAGGGATTCACGACTCAAGTGATCGACGGAATCGCGGTAGGGGCCGGTTCGACGCAGGCCTTCAAGTTTTCGATGAGAATCGGCGGCCTCAAGGAGACCGTTACGGTGGGGGCCGCTCGCCTCATGGTCGATACCAAGAGTCCGGAAACCAGGGAGACGATGGACAGCAGTCTGGCGGAGAAGGCGCCGTTGGCCGGCCGCAACCACGCGGAACTCGCCAGCCTCTTTCCCGCGGTCCTGCAGACCGCCGCCGACAACAGCCCCACGTTCACGCAGTTCCACGTGCGCGGTCAGGCGACGACAGGCCACGGCTACCGGCAGGACGGCGCTGACGTACTGGGGCCGTACCTGGGGCGGGCGGCAAACACGTTGAGTCCCAACTCGATCGAGCAGATCGATTTCGTGAGCGGGGGCATGGCGCCCGAGTACGGTGAGCAGCCCGGCGGAATCTTCAACATCATCACGAAATCAGGCACGAACCGGGTCAGGGGTGCCTACTCGTTTCTGTATCGTGACGACCGGTTCAACAGCAAAGTGGTTTCCGGCATCCCAGGCCAGGTGGTCGACTCCGCGATGGGCGATACGCATTTCGAGGAAGCAGTCCTGGGCGGGCCGCTCAAGCGGGACAAGATGTTCTACTTCGTCTCGTACCAGTTCCGCGGTGAGGATGCGGGCAACATCTTGTCGCGAAACATTCGAACCGGCGATCACCACAACATGCACGTGAAGCTGAACTACAACCAGGGCCCGAACGATCTGTGGGTCTTCCAAATCGATGGCAATAGCGGTCGGCAGAAGAACAACAACCTGTCGTCAACAGTCTCGGCAGAGTCTCAAGGAGGACAGAACTTCGACATCCTGATGTCGAGTGCTTCACAGACGCACCAGTTCAGCCCCGTGGCTGTGCTGGAGTCGCAGGTCATGTATTTCTACCTGGGCCAAACCTCGCCAATCATGCACAGGACCGGCAATCCGCAGGTGACGACTGTGAGCCGGACCGGGAGCTGGACGTCGGGACAGAATTCAACCTTCACGGGCTGGACGGAGCGTCGGATCAAGGGGACGGTCAAACTGACGCGAGCCACCAGCAACCACACCTTCAAGGTCGGTGCCGATTACTCCTACTCATGGGGCGACCGGTTTTCGGTTGAGGAGGTTCCTATCTACAACGACCGCCGTCCCATTGGCGGGTCCCTCACCCGGACTGCGAACGTGTACGCGAGCCCTTTCCCGCTTGACGACCGATGGTTCGACGCGTTCGCGCAGGACCAGTGGATTCACGGGCCCATGACGCTCCAGTACGGCGTCCGTGCCGACTACCAGCACGTCGTGGGCGATGTGATCGTTCAGCCGCGGATCGGGCTGAGCTACGCCATGACGGGCGACGGCCGGAACAAGCTGTCTGCAAGCTGGGGAATCATGCACCAGGTCGTGCCCGGCACGGCCTACTCGGTGGGGATCCTGGAGGTCCAGCGGTTGTATCGCGTGGCCGCCCCTCCGGGATCCTTGATCGGCCCTGAGACGTTGTTAAGTGAATTTCGCAATGCTCGGCTCGGCGACCTGGAGAACCCAAAGACGTACGCCGGAACGGTGTCTTACGAGCGCGAGCTCCGATCCGATACGCGTGCGACCGCGACGTTCGCGTGGAGTCAGATTCGCAACCAGCAGATCGCCACGCGGTATCCCGATCGGATTGAGTACGAGATAGGCGGAGAGACGAACTACAAAGGGCTGGAGCTGTCGCTGCGGAAGTACTTGACGAAGCGGTTCCAGATGCTGGCGTCTTACACATTGTCGCGGACCGAAGGGGACACGCCGTCTACGCTCACGCCGTTGCAGGCGCCCTATCGGTACGCGCTCATGGACTGGGACTCGCCGCACGCCTCGAGGGTGACGGCGAGCTATCTGTTCCCTGGCAACGTGGAGGCCTCCGGCGTGTTCAAGTACATCACAGGCCGGCCGTACTCGATCGACAACGCACAGGTCGGAACGGCGGAGGCGTACGTCGACAAGGACGGCAAGCCTGCCGGTCGAAACATCTACCGGATGTCGAACAGCTACTCGATCGACTTCGGCCTTTCGAGAGACATCCGGACGCCTCGTCTCACGATCCGGCCGACCGCGCAGATTCTCAACCTGACGAACAGGGTGAACGTCATCAGCGTCCAGACGGCATTCACGGCGCAAGGGCGACCGAGCCGCGTGGACCTGGGGCGGCAGGTGCAGTTCGGGCTCGATATCAAGTTCTGA
- a CDS encoding glycosyl hydrolase yields the protein MKMRWARVALGSLIMLAAFAAGGRPLIGIQLQQSRDANTTVEPMLYGALEFRSLGFSRGGRSTTVTGIPGDPLIYYFGSTGGGVWKTTDAGRTWGNISDAFFEAGSIGAIAVAPSDSNVIYVGTGSACPRGNVSPGIGIYKSVDTGRSWKHVGLRDAGQISRIAIHPTNPDLVYVAVLGNVFGASRTRGIFRSSDGGLNWENVLYVDDRTGASDLSMDATNPRILYAGMWTVERKPWTIDSGSMVGGIFKSTDGGATWTKLTNGLPTEVLVGKIAVTVSPARPSRVWAQVEAAGDQGGLYRSDDVGASWERVNKQRILQQRAWYYTHVFADPVAPDTVYALNTGFYKSIDGGRTFQAYAVPHGDNHDLWINPNNPRVMINANDGGVNVSFNGGESWTDQMGQPTAEIYRIAVDTRFPYRVYGAQQDNSTVSVTAYGPTQFRGAVDFYPVGGGESGHIAVDPSNPNVVYAGSHSGAITRTDTSTRLTESVRAYPQLLTGQRALDMKYRVQWNAPIRISPHDANIVYHTSQYVQRTKDAGVNWQVISPDLTRNDKSKQDYSGGKGITKDSTTVEVYGTVFAFEESPHRAGLLWAGSDDGLVHVSQDDGKTWQNITPREMPEWGCVNLIDLSAHDAGRAHIAVYKYRQNDFTPYIFQTNDFGKTWKRLTDGKNGIPGNHFVRVVREDAKRKGLLYAGTEFGMYISFDDGGHWQRFQMNLPVTPVTDLYVHPAYDDLVVSTQGRAFWVLDDLAVVRQIRAGMEKSAHLFKPDTTYREGMAAAHAFYYLPAATKDEAHVEILDQNGGVVYEERVKNTKVGLNRFEWNRRHLPPFDIPRGAVLWGGPRGGKVPGPKVVPGTYQVRLRSGTWSQTQSFEVRPDPRQKTTNAEYQEQLRVAMEVGRRTAALYDALAQVRDIKEQASQLGERMRKQGYGDDLAKAAKALSGKFTAVEGELTQLEGESGQDGLNFPPRLDSQFITLYSEVTETERRLTRGMAERFDDIKLELQKWLDVLQHTMTADVRSFNDLARSKGIAPIVTRRSATEPSQP from the coding sequence ATGAAGATGCGGTGGGCGAGAGTGGCGCTCGGATCGCTGATCATGTTGGCCGCGTTCGCCGCTGGCGGGCGGCCCCTGATCGGGATCCAGCTTCAACAATCGCGTGACGCGAACACGACGGTCGAGCCAATGCTGTACGGGGCGCTCGAGTTTCGATCGCTGGGGTTCAGTCGGGGCGGTCGATCAACCACCGTGACCGGCATTCCCGGTGATCCACTCATCTACTATTTCGGCTCCACCGGTGGCGGCGTCTGGAAGACAACGGACGCCGGTCGAACCTGGGGCAACATCAGCGATGCCTTCTTCGAGGCCGGCTCGATCGGCGCCATCGCGGTGGCCCCATCCGACTCGAACGTGATCTACGTTGGGACCGGGTCAGCCTGCCCGCGCGGCAACGTCTCCCCCGGCATCGGTATTTACAAGTCGGTGGACACCGGAAGGAGCTGGAAACACGTCGGACTGCGGGATGCCGGCCAGATTAGCCGCATCGCGATCCATCCGACCAACCCGGACCTCGTGTACGTCGCTGTGCTGGGAAATGTGTTCGGCGCCAGCCGGACGCGTGGCATCTTCCGGTCAAGCGATGGCGGACTGAACTGGGAGAACGTGCTCTACGTCGACGATCGGACGGGTGCAAGCGACCTCTCGATGGACGCCACGAACCCGCGCATCTTGTACGCGGGGATGTGGACCGTGGAGCGGAAGCCGTGGACGATCGACAGCGGAAGCATGGTCGGCGGGATCTTCAAATCCACCGACGGGGGTGCGACCTGGACGAAACTGACCAACGGGCTACCGACGGAGGTACTGGTAGGGAAGATCGCCGTCACGGTCTCACCCGCAAGGCCCAGCCGCGTGTGGGCGCAGGTGGAGGCAGCCGGAGACCAGGGCGGGCTGTACCGGTCGGATGACGTCGGCGCGAGCTGGGAGCGCGTGAACAAGCAGCGGATCCTGCAGCAGCGAGCGTGGTACTACACGCATGTCTTCGCAGATCCGGTTGCTCCCGATACTGTCTACGCGCTCAACACCGGCTTCTACAAATCGATCGACGGGGGGCGCACCTTCCAGGCGTACGCGGTGCCTCACGGCGACAACCACGACCTCTGGATCAACCCGAACAACCCGCGGGTCATGATCAACGCCAACGATGGCGGAGTGAACGTCTCATTCAACGGTGGCGAGTCATGGACCGATCAGATGGGCCAGCCGACCGCAGAGATCTACAGGATAGCCGTTGACACGCGCTTTCCATATCGAGTCTACGGGGCACAACAGGACAACAGCACGGTCTCGGTCACCGCATACGGACCGACGCAGTTCCGCGGTGCTGTCGACTTCTACCCGGTCGGCGGCGGGGAGAGCGGACACATCGCCGTCGACCCCAGCAATCCGAATGTTGTCTACGCCGGGAGTCACAGCGGAGCGATCACGCGGACCGACACAAGCACGCGCCTGACCGAAAGCGTGCGCGCCTACCCCCAGCTCCTCACGGGGCAGCGGGCGCTCGATATGAAGTACCGCGTCCAGTGGAACGCGCCCATCCGCATTTCGCCGCACGACGCCAACATCGTCTACCACACGTCGCAGTACGTGCAGCGGACGAAGGACGCCGGCGTGAACTGGCAGGTCATCAGCCCGGATCTGACACGCAACGACAAGAGCAAGCAGGACTACTCGGGCGGCAAGGGGATCACCAAGGACAGCACGACAGTCGAGGTCTACGGCACCGTGTTCGCGTTCGAAGAGTCGCCACACCGTGCGGGGCTCCTGTGGGCCGGCAGCGACGACGGCCTGGTGCACGTCTCGCAGGACGACGGCAAGACGTGGCAGAACATTACACCGAGGGAGATGCCGGAGTGGGGCTGCGTCAACCTGATTGACCTCTCCGCGCACGATGCCGGCCGGGCGCACATCGCCGTCTATAAGTACCGGCAGAACGACTTCACGCCGTACATCTTCCAGACCAACGACTTCGGCAAGACCTGGAAGCGGTTGACGGATGGGAAGAACGGGATCCCAGGCAATCACTTCGTACGCGTCGTCCGCGAGGACGCGAAGCGTAAGGGGCTCCTCTACGCCGGGACCGAGTTCGGCATGTACATCTCATTCGACGACGGCGGGCACTGGCAGCGGTTCCAGATGAACCTGCCGGTCACTCCAGTCACCGATCTGTATGTGCATCCAGCCTATGACGATCTCGTCGTCAGCACGCAGGGTCGCGCCTTTTGGGTGCTCGACGATTTGGCGGTTGTGCGGCAGATCAGGGCCGGCATGGAAAAGTCCGCGCACCTCTTCAAGCCGGATACTACGTACCGGGAGGGTATGGCCGCGGCCCACGCCTTCTACTACCTGCCTGCCGCCACGAAGGACGAAGCGCACGTCGAAATTCTCGACCAAAACGGCGGCGTGGTCTACGAGGAGCGTGTGAAGAACACCAAGGTCGGCCTCAACCGGTTCGAGTGGAACCGGCGCCACCTCCCACCGTTCGACATTCCACGAGGCGCCGTTCTCTGGGGCGGTCCCCGCGGAGGAAAAGTACCGGGTCCGAAGGTGGTGCCCGGCACGTACCAGGTCCGCCTGCGCAGCGGGACCTGGAGTCAGACACAGTCATTCGAAGTGAGGCCGGATCCGCGCCAGAAGACGACCAACGCCGAGTACCAGGAGCAGCTTCGGGTTGCGATGGAAGTCGGCCGGAGGACCGCGGCGTTGTACGACGCCCTGGCACAAGTCCGCGACATCAAGGAGCAGGCGTCACAGCTCGGCGAACGGATGCGGAAACAGGGTTATGGCGACGACCTCGCGAAGGCTGCCAAAGCACTCTCTGGCAAGTTCACCGCAGTCGAAGGCGAGTTGACGCAGCTGGAAGGTGAATCAGGTCAGGATGGATTGAACTTCCCGCCGCGCCTCGACAGCCAGTTCATCACCTTGTACAGCGAGGTGACGGAAACGGAACGCCGGCTGACTCGCGGAATGGCCGAGCGATTCGACGACATCAAGCTCGAGCTCCAGAAGTGGCTGGACGTTCTGCAGCACACCATGACGGCCGACGTGCGGTCGTTCAACGATCTCGCCCGTAGCAAGGGCATCGCGCCAATCGTGACGAGACGGAGCGCGACGGAACCCTCGCAACCGTGA